A window of the candidate division WOR-3 bacterium genome harbors these coding sequences:
- a CDS encoding GAF domain-containing protein, producing the protein MKANGEINDKHTTQREAERYLSVVKTLPDIVYRIDPEGIFLFINDSVRSLGYQPEELVGEHFSKIVHPDDVKLFARNFVLPAYSGKKTGDEDAPKLFDERRTGDRKTTDLEIRLLLKKKADGMDERIGTVIAFGDVSSTGHYDKEVEDTGKKFLGTLGIIRDITERKKSEELLKKLNRALKVVTECDQVLVRATDETKLLSDICEIIVNLGGYKFAWVGVAPDGNTGVVRPVAHAGYEHAYLDVSEIHIPGQEDEPVSQAILTRKPQIIKRLDAHPARAPWRSEATERGYNAMIALPLNEDGNIFGTLNIYSVESDVFDAEEVKLLTELSDDLAYGIASLHTRVQGRKAAEEVQNSYKKLRMIFEQTVNALASAVGKRDPYTTDHQRRVTALASAIAQEMGLHEEQVNGIRLAGMLHDIGKLAVPSEILSKPTRLSEAEFTIIKTHPRVASDILKAIEFPWPISDIVLQHHERIDGSGYPQGLLEKNILLETRILSVADVVEAISSHRPYRPAYSLEYTLEEISRNKGITYDVNAVDACLKLFAEKDFRFE; encoded by the coding sequence ATGAAGGCAAATGGTGAAATAAACGACAAACATACAACGCAACGCGAGGCTGAACGCTATCTTTCTGTAGTAAAAACACTCCCGGATATTGTCTACCGTATCGACCCCGAAGGTATATTCCTTTTCATAAACGATTCGGTGCGTAGTCTCGGTTACCAACCCGAGGAGCTGGTTGGCGAGCATTTCAGCAAGATAGTGCATCCCGATGACGTTAAGTTATTCGCCCGCAACTTTGTGCTACCCGCATACAGCGGCAAGAAAACAGGCGATGAAGATGCACCGAAGCTTTTCGACGAGAGACGAACCGGAGATCGAAAGACTACGGACCTCGAAATAAGGTTACTCCTTAAGAAGAAAGCGGACGGCATGGATGAACGTATCGGCACCGTTATTGCCTTCGGTGATGTAAGCTCAACGGGCCATTATGATAAGGAAGTGGAGGATACGGGCAAGAAATTCCTCGGAACACTGGGTATCATCAGGGATATAACCGAACGCAAGAAATCCGAAGAGCTGCTCAAGAAACTAAATCGGGCGCTGAAGGTGGTGACCGAATGCGACCAGGTCCTCGTCCGGGCAACTGATGAAACAAAGTTGCTCTCTGATATATGTGAGATAATAGTCAATCTCGGTGGGTACAAATTCGCCTGGGTTGGCGTGGCACCAGATGGCAACACCGGTGTTGTCCGTCCAGTTGCCCATGCTGGCTACGAGCATGCATATCTCGATGTCTCAGAGATACATATTCCGGGTCAAGAAGACGAACCGGTGAGTCAAGCCATTCTCACCCGGAAGCCCCAGATAATAAAGCGATTAGATGCCCATCCAGCGCGCGCGCCGTGGCGCAGCGAGGCCACAGAACGCGGGTACAATGCAATGATAGCCCTCCCGCTCAATGAAGACGGTAACATTTTCGGTACACTGAACATATATTCAGTCGAATCCGATGTTTTCGACGCGGAAGAAGTTAAACTTCTCACCGAGCTTTCCGACGACCTTGCCTATGGTATCGCCTCTTTACACACGCGTGTCCAGGGAAGAAAAGCGGCCGAGGAAGTGCAGAACAGCTACAAGAAACTGCGCATGATATTCGAACAAACTGTGAACGCACTTGCTTCGGCAGTAGGCAAGCGAGACCCGTATACCACAGACCATCAACGTCGCGTAACGGCTCTGGCTTCGGCAATTGCGCAGGAAATGGGCCTTCACGAAGAGCAAGTGAATGGTATACGGCTGGCCGGCATGCTGCATGATATCGGCAAACTGGCCGTTCCGTCGGAAATCCTGAGCAAGCCGACGCGCCTCAGTGAGGCTGAATTCACAATCATCAAGACACACCCAAGGGTCGCCAGTGATATCCTCAAAGCGATAGAATTTCCCTGGCCGATATCAGATATTGTCCTGCAGCACCACGAACGGATCGATGGTTCTGGCTATCCCCAGGGATTACTTGAGAAAAATATTCTGCTCGAGACGCGTATCCTCTCGGTCGCAGACGTGGTGGAGGCGATATCCTCCCACCGGCCTTACCGGCCTGCCTACAGCCTTGAATATACGCTCGAGGAAATATCAAGGAATAAGGGTATCACTTATGACGTCAATGCCGTGGATGCGTGTCTGAAGCTTTTTGCGGAAAAAGACTTCAGGTTCGAATAA
- a CDS encoding tetratricopeptide repeat protein, translating into MRRALLVLALLTVCALHADVFKFLNTARIAYFNEKDYGRARKSCLEGLEIEPGYVELLVLLGGSEMGLGNWAASADAFVRAFAADTAKTLDWIDRQTEGRKYYFQAFYFHARELFEKGEFDEALRYLSHDTVFGIDDINVYVLRGASLYKLERFDEANNEYLKVLDLDPQNPDVNFLIAKSLFDNGDYDGCLTYFTTAIDYYMISYQRLGRMLFQNLLEIDSLLAQKIVILWLNGEMAELDRVLIDTLGFREGLAVQGTNVEQFAKASADLGRSYYYYSMAHHNLKADTVALTYMLQSAKYQPTDLDALYFAGEMSVRLGRYREAVPYLERLTRLSPEDKYAWFYLGVCYTEIKEYSKAIDVYENRVLKLDPGDIDVMNNLAYVYREKGDSEKALQWLIRAEEQQKKQK; encoded by the coding sequence ATGCGTAGAGCATTACTGGTTTTGGCACTCTTGACGGTGTGTGCGCTACACGCGGATGTCTTCAAGTTCTTGAATACGGCGCGTATCGCCTATTTCAATGAGAAAGACTACGGCCGGGCGAGGAAGTCATGTCTGGAAGGACTGGAAATAGAACCCGGTTATGTCGAACTTCTCGTGCTGCTGGGTGGATCGGAAATGGGCCTGGGGAACTGGGCCGCATCAGCGGATGCGTTCGTGAGAGCGTTTGCCGCCGATACTGCGAAAACCCTTGATTGGATCGACAGGCAGACCGAGGGCAGGAAGTATTATTTCCAGGCCTTCTATTTTCACGCACGCGAATTGTTCGAGAAGGGAGAGTTTGATGAAGCCCTCAGGTATTTGAGTCATGACACGGTTTTCGGAATCGATGATATTAATGTGTATGTACTCAGAGGGGCTTCATTATACAAGCTGGAGCGATTTGATGAGGCCAATAATGAGTATTTGAAGGTGCTCGACCTCGATCCCCAGAATCCGGATGTCAACTTCTTGATCGCAAAGTCGCTCTTTGACAATGGTGACTATGATGGTTGTCTTACGTATTTTACGACCGCGATAGATTACTACATGATCAGCTATCAACGGTTGGGCAGGATGCTATTCCAGAACTTGCTCGAGATCGACAGTCTATTGGCGCAGAAGATCGTGATCCTCTGGTTAAATGGCGAGATGGCAGAACTTGACCGAGTGCTAATTGACACGCTTGGCTTCCGCGAGGGTCTTGCCGTGCAGGGGACGAATGTTGAGCAATTTGCCAAGGCATCCGCTGATCTCGGACGCAGTTACTACTATTACAGCATGGCTCATCACAATCTGAAAGCGGACACGGTTGCCCTGACATACATGTTGCAGAGCGCGAAATACCAGCCGACCGATCTAGACGCGCTGTATTTTGCGGGTGAGATGAGTGTTCGGCTTGGCCGGTACCGCGAAGCCGTGCCGTATCTTGAAAGGCTCACAAGGCTCTCTCCGGAGGACAAGTACGCCTGGTTTTACCTTGGTGTCTGCTACACTGAAATAAAGGAGTATTCAAAGGCGATCGATGTCTATGAGAACCGTGTTCTTAAACTCGACCCGGGTGATATCGACGTGATGAATAATCTGGCGTATGTCTATCGTGAAAAGGGTGATAGCGAAAAAGCGTTGCAGTGGTTGATCCGGGCTGAAGAGCAACAGAAGAAGCAGAAGTAG
- a CDS encoding DUF4388 domain-containing protein, which produces MSLAGDLQDFEITDVFQLVQLGQKDGVLRIQTADNLGVVCFKNGKVAHAQTNSIQGEPAIDAILGWKKGRFTFNPGEEIPQHTVDLPIQQVILEAARRIDELTRVQKLIPSFDMAIEIVEVPQEGVEKIQLNPREWKVLSFVDGTLTVKQIARKSNISEFDTAKIFYGMISSGLVRAVTPKTEKTERKKEPRKPQPQKIEETKDEGWLSKFFKKI; this is translated from the coding sequence ATGTCGCTGGCTGGCGATCTACAAGATTTTGAAATAACGGACGTTTTCCAGCTGGTTCAGCTGGGTCAAAAAGATGGCGTCCTCAGGATACAGACCGCGGATAATCTTGGCGTCGTATGTTTCAAAAACGGAAAAGTGGCTCATGCACAAACAAATTCAATACAGGGAGAACCTGCCATCGATGCGATCCTCGGCTGGAAAAAGGGGCGCTTCACGTTCAATCCTGGTGAAGAAATACCCCAGCATACTGTAGATCTGCCGATCCAGCAGGTCATTCTTGAAGCAGCACGACGTATCGATGAACTGACCAGGGTTCAGAAGCTGATCCCATCCTTTGATATGGCCATCGAGATTGTAGAAGTACCGCAGGAAGGGGTCGAGAAGATTCAGTTGAATCCACGCGAGTGGAAGGTGCTTTCCTTTGTTGATGGCACGTTGACGGTCAAGCAGATTGCCCGAAAGTCAAATATTTCTGAATTCGACACCGCAAAGATCTTCTACGGCATGATTTCATCAGGGCTGGTCAGAGCGGTGACACCGAAAACAGAGAAGACGGAGCGGAAAAAAGAACCCAGAAAACCGCAGCCTCAAAAGATTGAAGAAACTAAAGACGAAGGTTGGCTCTCAAAATTCTTCAAGAAAATCTGA
- a CDS encoding GYD domain-containing protein, with protein sequence MATYILVTRLSPELTRDLKKRAEIGRKWMERVKKDCPEVKFLGHYALLGPYDFLDIYEAPDEETAAKVSMISLSGGATSAESWTAIPYKKFLDLIKHL encoded by the coding sequence ATGGCAACATACATTCTGGTGACGAGATTATCTCCCGAATTGACCAGGGATTTGAAGAAACGAGCTGAGATCGGGCGCAAATGGATGGAGCGAGTGAAGAAAGACTGCCCCGAGGTGAAGTTTCTCGGCCACTATGCGCTTCTGGGCCCGTATGATTTTCTCGATATCTATGAAGCCCCGGATGAAGAGACCGCGGCTAAGGTATCGATGATCAGTCTGTCCGGAGGTGCAACGTCAGCTGAGTCCTGGACCGCCATTCCCTACAAGAAATTCCTTGATTTGATCAAACACCTGTAA